CGCTGGCCAGGGGTTCTGATACAAACAGACCGGCATTGTTAACCAGGACATCGATCCGTGGGCAGCGCTCCAGAATGTCACCGGCAGCACGGCGTACTGATGCCAGTGAGGCAAAATCGGCCAGTACTAGCTCTGGTTCTGGTGCTCCTTTAGCTTCTTGCATGATCCGTTGCCGGGCCGCTTCACCCTTGCTCTGCGAACGGCAAACCATGATCACGCGCGCTCCCATCGCGGCAAGCTCGCGTGCCGTAACGTAACCAATACCCGAATTAGCACCGGTGACAATCACCGTCTTGCCTTGCATTATCTGCTCCATCGTTACTTGCCTCATTCATACAAAAACCCCGGTACATCAACCGGGGTCTTCTCGTGTCACGTACATCCTTTTGTACTATACCACAGGTACAGGCGCTACTTGTCTGATCATGGTTCTCAGGACAAGGGTGAAGCGCAAAGTGGGTTTATAGCTTATCGAAGGCGCGCAACCGGTCAATAGTGACCTGTTCCTCTGGTGGGCATTCGGTGGCGAACCAGGCGTCGAGAATTTCGCGCACCAGTTCAGGCGTTGTGGTACGCAGACTCAGTGCCAGCACATTCGCATCGTTCCATTTTCGCGCTCCTGCTGCCGTTTGTGCATCGTGACAGAGGGCTGCACGGATACCGGGCACTTTGTTGGCGGCGATACTTACACCGGTACCGGTGTAGCAGCACACAATACCCTGATCGGCCTGCCCGGTGGCCACAGCTTCGCCAACTGCCCGTCCAACATCGGGCCATGGGTCTGATGTACCGGCAAGTGGTCCAAACAAGATCACGTCATGACCACGCTGTTTGAGTTCGGTGATAAGCGCATCGGTCATGTAAGTCCGTTCATCACTCCCTACAGCAATCCGCATACGACATCCTTTCCAACTGTATGGCTCTCACCGTCCCGGCATTGGGGAGGATGCTCCATACTGTTCAATCCTGTTTCGGAGTCGTGCAGCCAGATGTGGACTGGCCGAACCGAGGGCGGCGAGAATGAGTTCAGCTTCAGCACGATACGCAGCGATCCGTTCCGCCGACCAATGGTCAGGAGGTGGTGTTGATAGATTACTGATCCGGTCGGCCAGCTTCACCAGCCAGACTTCGTGCGGTTGTTGCTTGATACGGCGCAGGCTGTCGGCCATCCGTTCGGCCTGGGGGAGAGTCAGGTCTTTTGTAAGCGCCCGCACTCCTGCCGTGATTGCCGAACCGAAGAGCTGAGACAACTGCGCCTCGTCAGTATCAGTATCCTCAAGCACATCGTGCAAAAGCGCACAACAAAGCGCCAGCGTTGTGTCGTGCCCTGGCTCAATCATCAGCGTTGTCGCCACTTCCAGGGCAACGTCGCATAGATGCACGAGGTACGGCCAGGTACTGCCAGGGCGCACCTGGCCATTGTGAGCCTGGGCAGCAAAGAAGAGTGCAGCCTGTACCAGATCAGGTGTTTGCATACCGGTTCAGATCAGGCCAGATGTCACGTGACGCACTACCATGGCTACGGAGCCTGGTCAACCGGTTGTGCGTCACGCTCCTTCGTAATATCGCGCAACGTGCTGAGATCACGGATCCGTTCCGTGAAGAGAATCCCGTTGAGATGATCAACTTCGTGCTGAATGGCCCAGCCCAATAGATCACCGGCGCGGCGCAAGCGATGGTGTTTGCCGTTCAAATCCTGAAACTCAACTGTTACCCAGGTCTGACGCGGCACCATCCCGTACCAGCCGGGCAGACTGAGACACCCTTCGTCGCGCATGACCTCTTCCCCGCTCATCTTGACAATGCGCGGGTTAATCAACACGTATGGTTCGGCTGGTGCCACTTCAACCACACTGCCGTCGGCACGCTCCTCATATTCGGCAGGGATTTCAATAATACAAAGCTGGATGGGAATGCCAATTTGGGGCGCGGCCAGCCCGACTCCGTGAGCAGCGCGCATGGTTTCAAACATGTCGGCCACCAGTTGCTTGAGATTGCGATCTGGCAACTTGACCGGGCGACATTGCATCTTGAGGATCTTGCGATCCTCAGCATCATCAATCCGCAAAATACGTCGAATAGCCATATGATGTGTGTTCCTTGCCCGTAGGCTTCAATCAGTTACTTCTGCCATTCTACGACAGCGTGAGGTTTGCGGCAAGGTTTCCAGATGGTGGGATGAAAGAGGGAATTACTTGCATCCTCACTCCTTTGACAAGCCAAATATCCGTCTGGAGATGCTGGTCATGACAGATATATTTGTGGTACCTTACCCACGTAAGCTGCATCTCTGGAAGCCGAGGATGTATGACAACTACTACCACCCGCGTTGAACAGCCGGTTTTGTTTGCCGGTTTGACCCCAACCGATCTGACAATGTTACTTGTCGTGTTGATCTGGGGTGCTAATTTTAGCATTGTGAAGGCTGCGTTAACCGAAATCCCCCCGCTGGTGTTTGCGACGTTACGCTTTACGAGTGCGAGTGTGCTTTTAGTGGGCTTTATGTTTTGGCGTGAAGGGAAGCGAGCACTCCCTGATCGGCGCACGTTCTGGAAGTTGACCTGGATTGGTGTGGTCGGCAATACAATCTATCAGGCGCTCTTCACGTATAGTTTGACCATGACCACGGCAGCGAACGGTTCGCTGATTATTGCTACAACGCCGGCGCTGGTTGCTTTGGCGGCAGCGTTGCTCGGTATTGAGCGGATCCGTCGCGTTATGGCAGTTGGGATTGCGCTGGCGATTAGCGGGGTGGCGTTGGTGGTGGCCGAACGTGGTCTGAGTCTCGGTGGTCAGGGATTGCTGGGTGATCTACTGATGCTCGGTGCTGCATTCTGCTGGATGATGTACACCCTCGGCGTCCGTACTCTCGGTCAGGGTCTATCTCCACTGGCTATCACAACCTGGACGATGGTAACCGGTGTGCCGGGCATGATCTTGATTAGCCTGCCGGATTGGTCAACAGTTGTCTGGGATCAGGTGAGCCTGCAAGCGTGGCTTGCACTGGCATATTCGACGTTACTGGCACTGGTGCTGGCCTATGTCCTTTGGAATAACAGTGTGCGTGTGGCCGGCAGTGCACGCACGGCGATCTACGGCTGCGCCATTCCGCTCGTAGCAACCCTTATTGCCTGGCCGCTCATCGGTGAACAGCCGACATGGGTGCAGGGTATTGGTGGCTTGCTGATCGTCAGCGGGGTCTTGCTGACCCGTCGTCCGTGACCGGTGTCGTTTCTCGTGGTACTATACTAGAATGTAAATCTTTGCAACCGCCGGTACTCGGTCAGCGGTTCGTCGTGTGTTCAGGTTATCAATGGTAACACCATTGCCAGCAACATTCCATCAACTCGCAAGTGTTCAGGCACTCGGCAAAGTGTTGGCTGACCTGCCGGGCATTGCAGCGCTGGCAGCGTCGCTACGTCCTGGCTATCAAACGATTGCGCCAGTGCCGGCGGCAGCCCGTCCGGCATTGCTTGCTGCGCTGGCCTATCACCGCACGACCCCAACCCTCTACATCACTCTCAGTGCCGAGAGCGCGCTCCGTGCAGCCGACGATCTCCGGCAGTGGTTAGGGTCGGATCAGGTCTGGCTCTTCCCTCCCGCCGATGCATTGCCATACGAGCAGATGTCTCCCGGTCGCGATGTCCTTGCGCGACGACTGGCTGTGTTGCGTGGGTTGCAGACAGGGTCATTTTCCGGGGTGATTGTAACTTCGGTGAAGGCGCTGATGCAACCAACGTTGCCACCGTCTGATCTGGCGAACGCCACGATCCGGCTTCAGCGTGGGATGCAGGTGTCGATTGAGGAGACCGTTGTAACCCTGCTGGACAACGGCTATCAACGGGTGGCGATGGTCGAAGAGCCAGGTGAGCTGAGTCGGCGTGGCGCGATCCTTGATGTCTGGCCACCAGGTGATGAGCTACCGTTGCGCATTGAGTGGTTTGATGACGAGATCGACAGTCTGCGTCGGTTTGATCCGGCAACCCAGCGCAGCGAGCAGCGCCTGGAGCGGGCCGACATTGGTCCACCCCACGAAATTCCATTCTGGCGCCGTGATGAGGCACTGCGCCGGATTGATGCCCTTGATATGAGTCAGCTTCGTCGTGAAGTTCGCGATGAATGGGCTGTCGCTCGTGAACAACTCGCCGGTGGTCAGCGCTTTGAGGGGAGGGCCTTCTATGCCCCATTCTTCTACGATCAGACGGCGACCCTGCTGGATTACCTGCCACCGCAGAGCATGGTGGCTTTGGCGGAAGGTCATCTTCTTGCCCAACATGCCGATGAAATTGATGTGCAGGCCGCCGGCTATCGGGATCAATTGCTGGCGCTGGGTGAGTTGCCGCCTGACTTTCCACGCCCTTATCTGCGCTGGAGTGAGTTGCACTTGAAGGAATCCGCGAAGCTCGTCGTTGTTGATCTAAGCCACAACGAATATCCTGACGCTTTGCCCCCGTTGTCGTTTGGTGTTCCGCCGCTATACGGTGGGCAATTACGCCGCCTGATTGATACGGTTGTTGAGCAGGTACGGGGCGGAGAGCTGGTGGTCGCAGTTACGGCACAGGCGGCGCGCCTGCAAGAATTGGTGGGTGAGCGGTTGGCACAGGAAACAGTCAGTGGCCGTTTCGTGCCGATTCACGGCGGACTCGAAGCCGGTTTCACACTCGCCGATCTTCACCTGACCCTACTCACCGACAGCGAGATTTTTGGTGTGCGCCAGCGCCGGCCACTCGCCGAGCGTCGTCGTAAAACCGGTACGACTGATCGTGCTGCATTTCTGCGCACGTTAAAGCCGGGCGATTACGTAGTACATATCGAGCACGGTATTGCCATCTTCGACGGCATGATTCGTCGTACCGTCAGCGAAGTCGAGCGCGAATATCTGGTGCTTCGTTACGCTGGTGAAGACAAAATCTACGTGCCGGTTGATCAGATCGACCGGGTAACCCGCTATATCGGCGCTGGTGATGGCCCACCGACGCTGACCCGCCTCGGTACCCAGGACTGGGAGCGTACCAAGCGCAAAGTCCGGGCTGCGGTACAGGATTTGGCCGAAGAGCTGCTACGCCTCTATGCTCAGCGTCAGCTTAAATCCGGCTACGCCTTTTCCCCCGATAACGAATGGCAGCGTGAACTTGAAGCCAGTTTTCCCTATCTGGAAACCGATGATCAGCTCCGGGCAATTGCCGAGGTCAAGGCCGATATGGAGAAGCCAACGCCGATGGATCGCCTGGTGTGTGGTGATGTAGGCTTTGGCAAAACAGAAGTCGCCTTGCGTGCTGCCTTCAAAGCGGTTCAGGACGGAAAGCAAGTGGCTATTCTGGTGCCGACTACTGTACTGGCTCAGCAACATTTCGACACCTTCCGCAAGCGCATGGCGGCCTTTCCGGTGACGGTTGAAATGCTCTCGCGGTTTCGCTCGCCGAAAGAACAAGATGCAATTATCCGCGATCTGGCGCGGGGTAAGATCGACATCATTATCGGCACTCATCGGCTGCTCTCCAACGACGTTGTCTTTCGCAACCTTGGCCTGGTGATTATTGATGAGGAACAACGCTTTGGCGTCCGTCACAAAGAGCGCCTCAAGTTGATGCGCACCGAAGTGGATGTCTTAACCCTGACCGCCACTCCCATCCCGCGCACCTTGCATATGGCGTTGGCCGGTATTCGCGATCTGAGCGTGATTGATACGCCTCCCGAAGACCGTATCCCGATCAAGACCTACGTGGTGCCGACCGATGATCACCTTATCCAGGAGGTGATCCGGCGTGAACTCGAACGCGAAGGACAGGTGTACGTTGTCCACAATCGGGTGCAGAGCATCTATCACGTGGCCGAACGGTTGCGCCGGCTCGTACCGGAAGCCCGCATTGCGGTCGGCCATGGCCAGCTTGCCGAGCGCGAGCTGGAGCAGGTAATGATCGACTTCTTCGAGGGTCGCTATGATGTGTTGGTCTGTACCACGATTATCGAGAGTGGTCTCGATGTGCCGAATGCCAATACCATCATCATCGACGACGCGACCAATTACGGCCTGGCCCAGCTCTATCAGTTACGTGGTCGGGTCGGGCGCGGTGCAACCCGAGCCTATGCCTACCTGCTATACAATGCAGCCCGCGTTATGACCAACGACGCACGTTTGCGCCTGGAAGCGATTCAGGAAGCAACTGAACTCGGCGCCGGTTTTCGGATTGCCATGCGTGATCTGGAGATTCGCGGTGCCGGTAATCTCCTTGGTGCTGAACAGTCGGGCCACATTGCTGCCGTCGGTTTTGATCTCTACTCGCGGTTGTTGGAACAGGCTGTGCGAAAACTGAAGCAGGATGTGGATGAACTGGCAGAAACGGCGACCGATAGCTCGGTTACGCCGGCGGTGATGGCCGAGAGTCTGCGTGCGCCAAACGTGTCGGAACGTGTGCTGGTAGCGCCGCTGGTAACGATTGATCTGCCGCTTACTGCTTACCTGCCGCCCGACTACATCAGCGATGAAACTGTGCGGCTGGCCGTCTATCAACGTATGGTTGATGCAACCACCCTTGATGAAGTTCGTGGGTTGCGCCAGGAGCTGATCGACCGCTTTGGGGGGCCGTTACCCGAACCGGTGTTACACCTGATCCTGTGGTTACAGATTCGACTGCTGGCGTTGCAGGCCGGCGTGGCCTCGATTACGACAGAAGGCGATGTCTTCTTCATCCGGCTGTCAACACCGCTCGCTGCGGGCGTGCGCGAACGATTGCGCCGACGGTTTCCGCGTGATGCCGCGATTGCCTTTGGTCCGCAATCGATCCGTCTTGACCGCCGGCTCCTCGGATCGCAATGGCCTGAGCGACTCCTGGCAGTGGTAGAGTTACTGGCCGGCTACAGTGGCACCTGATACGCATTGATTACGGCCACCGTCTTTACACTGCGGCGAGCTGACCACGGCGAAAGACAACAATCACCCGGTCGAACTGATAGCGCTGCGCGGCGCCGTGAAAAATAACCCCGTCATAGGCGTACCGGTCAAGCCACCACTCAATCACGGCATCAGTCTCGATATCAAGCCCCAGCCCTGCTGCTTCGCGCTTTATCTGCTTTACCTGTCGTTTCCATTCACCCAACTCAATAGTGAGCGGATGTTCAACCCGAACGTGATACAGCGTAGGGCCGGGCACCAGCAGGCGTTGCCACCAGCTTCGTCGTTTCGTCGAATCGGTTGCGACCTCGGTCAGCACCAGTCCTCTGCCAGCCGGCGTGCGTTGCTGAACATTGCCCCCCACAAGGCGGTATGTTCCCTGCACAGCGCTACCGGCAAGCCAGTGCTTCATCTCGTCGGCAGACATCTGTCTAATGGTTTCACGAACATCTGACACCCGCAAGACGCGCGGTGGCGCCATAATTTGTATCTCCGGCAGCGGTTGATGCTGAATCACCTCACCATTCGCGTTACGCCACTCAGCACGGATTACCTGCATCGGTGGATCGCTTCCTTCACGGTAACGAAAACCGAGCCGACTTTTGCCCTCTTCGGACTCGGCAGTCGCCGCAATCGTGACGTGGAGCTGAATGCCGCCACCACAACCTGGG
This genomic window from Chloroflexus aurantiacus J-10-fl contains:
- a CDS encoding HD domain-containing protein, with protein sequence MQTPDLVQAALFFAAQAHNGQVRPGSTWPYLVHLCDVALEVATTLMIEPGHDTTLALCCALLHDVLEDTDTDEAQLSQLFGSAITAGVRALTKDLTLPQAERMADSLRRIKQQPHEVWLVKLADRISNLSTPPPDHWSAERIAAYRAEAELILAALGSASPHLAARLRNRIEQYGASSPMPGR
- a CDS encoding zinc ribbon domain-containing protein, whose product is MNSVHRSPRFCPNCGALLPNGNPRFCIECGHQLQPLPAPEATSSSPGSIMTVRLPNARVEQSVIGGTIRLPSSGAIPPGMWVLDEPPGAQHVVAIYAPLRAVVGGWSGLSGNGWRREKRYAISGSRMAHTFTAERVWFPAPGCGGGIQLHVTIAATAESEEGKSRLGFRYREGSDPPMQVIRAEWRNANGEVIQHQPLPEIQIMAPPRVLRVSDVRETIRQMSADEMKHWLAGSAVQGTYRLVGGNVQQRTPAGRGLVLTEVATDSTKRRSWWQRLLVPGPTLYHVRVEHPLTIELGEWKRQVKQIKREAAGLGLDIETDAVIEWWLDRYAYDGVIFHGAAQRYQFDRVIVVFRRGQLAAV
- a CDS encoding RpiB/LacA/LacB family sugar-phosphate isomerase translates to MRIAVGSDERTYMTDALITELKQRGHDVILFGPLAGTSDPWPDVGRAVGEAVATGQADQGIVCCYTGTGVSIAANKVPGIRAALCHDAQTAAGARKWNDANVLALSLRTTTPELVREILDAWFATECPPEEQVTIDRLRAFDKL
- a CDS encoding DMT family transporter gives rise to the protein MTTTTTRVEQPVLFAGLTPTDLTMLLVVLIWGANFSIVKAALTEIPPLVFATLRFTSASVLLVGFMFWREGKRALPDRRTFWKLTWIGVVGNTIYQALFTYSLTMTTAANGSLIIATTPALVALAAALLGIERIRRVMAVGIALAISGVALVVAERGLSLGGQGLLGDLLMLGAAFCWMMYTLGVRTLGQGLSPLAITTWTMVTGVPGMILISLPDWSTVVWDQVSLQAWLALAYSTLLALVLAYVLWNNSVRVAGSARTAIYGCAIPLVATLIAWPLIGEQPTWVQGIGGLLIVSGVLLTRRP
- the def gene encoding peptide deformylase; translated protein: MAIRRILRIDDAEDRKILKMQCRPVKLPDRNLKQLVADMFETMRAAHGVGLAAPQIGIPIQLCIIEIPAEYEERADGSVVEVAPAEPYVLINPRIVKMSGEEVMRDEGCLSLPGWYGMVPRQTWVTVEFQDLNGKHHRLRRAGDLLGWAIQHEVDHLNGILFTERIRDLSTLRDITKERDAQPVDQAP
- the mfd gene encoding transcription-repair coupling factor, whose translation is MVTPLPATFHQLASVQALGKVLADLPGIAALAASLRPGYQTIAPVPAAARPALLAALAYHRTTPTLYITLSAESALRAADDLRQWLGSDQVWLFPPADALPYEQMSPGRDVLARRLAVLRGLQTGSFSGVIVTSVKALMQPTLPPSDLANATIRLQRGMQVSIEETVVTLLDNGYQRVAMVEEPGELSRRGAILDVWPPGDELPLRIEWFDDEIDSLRRFDPATQRSEQRLERADIGPPHEIPFWRRDEALRRIDALDMSQLRREVRDEWAVAREQLAGGQRFEGRAFYAPFFYDQTATLLDYLPPQSMVALAEGHLLAQHADEIDVQAAGYRDQLLALGELPPDFPRPYLRWSELHLKESAKLVVVDLSHNEYPDALPPLSFGVPPLYGGQLRRLIDTVVEQVRGGELVVAVTAQAARLQELVGERLAQETVSGRFVPIHGGLEAGFTLADLHLTLLTDSEIFGVRQRRPLAERRRKTGTTDRAAFLRTLKPGDYVVHIEHGIAIFDGMIRRTVSEVEREYLVLRYAGEDKIYVPVDQIDRVTRYIGAGDGPPTLTRLGTQDWERTKRKVRAAVQDLAEELLRLYAQRQLKSGYAFSPDNEWQRELEASFPYLETDDQLRAIAEVKADMEKPTPMDRLVCGDVGFGKTEVALRAAFKAVQDGKQVAILVPTTVLAQQHFDTFRKRMAAFPVTVEMLSRFRSPKEQDAIIRDLARGKIDIIIGTHRLLSNDVVFRNLGLVIIDEEQRFGVRHKERLKLMRTEVDVLTLTATPIPRTLHMALAGIRDLSVIDTPPEDRIPIKTYVVPTDDHLIQEVIRRELEREGQVYVVHNRVQSIYHVAERLRRLVPEARIAVGHGQLAERELEQVMIDFFEGRYDVLVCTTIIESGLDVPNANTIIIDDATNYGLAQLYQLRGRVGRGATRAYAYLLYNAARVMTNDARLRLEAIQEATELGAGFRIAMRDLEIRGAGNLLGAEQSGHIAAVGFDLYSRLLEQAVRKLKQDVDELAETATDSSVTPAVMAESLRAPNVSERVLVAPLVTIDLPLTAYLPPDYISDETVRLAVYQRMVDATTLDEVRGLRQELIDRFGGPLPEPVLHLILWLQIRLLALQAGVASITTEGDVFFIRLSTPLAAGVRERLRRRFPRDAAIAFGPQSIRLDRRLLGSQWPERLLAVVELLAGYSGT